From Fibrobacter sp. UWEL, the proteins below share one genomic window:
- the metH gene encoding methionine synthase — protein MTLREAFESKMMLLDGGMGSVIQDYGIKGANNDMLSIERPDVILDIQRRYVDAGVDVLTTNTFSSQRVSQHEYHQEHRIAEMNRASVKIAKQAAEEGFKKYGRKVYIAGDVGPTSKMLSMSDDVNDPANRAITFDELEDAYLEQIQVLIEEGVDAILVETIFDTLNAKAAASAYIKAKEKYEADTVARGETPRALEIMFSMTVSDASGRTLSGQTVEAFTISVMHAKPLSIGLNCGLGADGMIPYLRRMGKLAPCYLSCHPNAGLPNQFGGYDDTPEDMVRLMTPYMDEKLVNMIGGCCGTTPEHIAAMRKMLDALPADYERRKPAPAFVTSPLLRLAGLEPLLKSQVRPSNGADNSNVEDFVPVGERCNVAGSKKFLRLINEKNYEEALDIARKQVEDGAQVVDVNMDDGLLDAKQEMRTFLNLLASDPAISRVPIMVDSSRFEVIEEGLKCAQGKCIVNSISLKMGEEAFIEHAMTVKRLGAAVIVMLFDEEGQATNYDRRVQIASRAYKIVTEKCGFDPSDIIFDPNVLTVATGMAEHNAYAHDFIRACRWIIDNLPGVRISGGLSNLSFAFRGNNYLREAMHSTMLHYATPNGMGMAIMNPAAAVEYKSIPMELRMAITEVLFNTHPEASEELIEIAGRMNAAQMAAKESGAKYDPKAIFSVSSPSQSRGDEASDTSASSVTLTPEERLQEALLKGTSTTLQPDLMELINRGDSPVNIISGPLMDGMNEVGRLFGEGKMFLPQVVKTARTMKKAVEILQPYIEAGKSADGAGASRGKIVIATVKGDVHDIGKNIVSVIMACNGFEMVDLGVMVPEDVIVNAAIEHKADIVSLSGLITPSLEEMCTVATKMQEAGLRIPIIVGGATTSPTHTAVKIAPCYDGPVFHVRDAASNPGLAQNLLDPATSAKTIEDNRIEQQHIRDKQAGIISAAEEALAAAEKTPLERRFACDWSKYSPVQPPFFGESKLPPISLDKVIPLISWEYFFYTWKVKPDCEEAIKLKADAEALLADLNRPEYALRAVQAFYPAAGTDGTIVFNTARTGTAEDIVEINTARQQNPEGTCLALCDYVAPADAKTASVYSSVAGDKLFRDIVGAFAVTVSDALERRLSKLKEEQGGSDYDVLLLQTVADRLAEAGAQYLSNQLDATCEWKGIRPAVGYPVLPNVREIFNVAKLIDFNSVGISLTENGAMYPQASVSGLYISHPEIEYFNVKV, from the coding sequence ATGACTCTTCGCGAAGCTTTTGAAAGTAAGATGATGCTCTTGGATGGCGGTATGGGTTCCGTCATTCAGGATTATGGCATTAAGGGTGCCAATAACGACATGCTTTCTATTGAACGTCCGGATGTGATTCTGGATATCCAGCGTCGCTATGTGGATGCCGGTGTGGATGTGTTGACCACCAATACTTTCTCTAGCCAGCGCGTCAGTCAGCACGAGTATCATCAGGAACACCGCATTGCGGAGATGAATCGCGCTTCCGTAAAGATCGCCAAGCAGGCCGCCGAGGAAGGTTTCAAAAAGTACGGCCGTAAGGTTTATATCGCTGGTGATGTAGGCCCCACCAGTAAGATGCTCTCCATGAGCGATGATGTGAACGATCCGGCCAATCGCGCCATCACATTTGACGAACTGGAAGACGCCTACCTTGAACAGATCCAGGTTCTTATTGAAGAGGGGGTGGACGCCATCCTGGTGGAAACCATTTTCGATACCTTGAATGCCAAGGCTGCTGCCAGCGCCTACATCAAGGCTAAGGAAAAATACGAGGCCGATACTGTTGCCCGTGGAGAAACGCCCCGCGCTCTGGAAATCATGTTCTCTATGACGGTGAGTGACGCCTCTGGCCGTACGCTGTCTGGTCAGACGGTGGAAGCGTTTACGATTAGCGTGATGCATGCGAAGCCTTTGTCCATTGGCCTCAACTGCGGTTTGGGTGCTGACGGTATGATTCCGTATCTCCGCCGTATGGGAAAGCTGGCTCCTTGCTATTTGAGCTGTCACCCCAACGCCGGTTTGCCCAACCAGTTCGGCGGTTACGACGATACGCCGGAAGATATGGTGCGTTTGATGACGCCCTACATGGACGAAAAGCTGGTGAATATGATTGGCGGATGCTGCGGTACCACTCCGGAACACATCGCTGCCATGCGCAAGATGCTAGACGCTCTGCCCGCAGATTATGAACGCCGCAAACCCGCGCCTGCATTCGTCACTTCTCCGCTGCTTCGTTTGGCTGGCCTTGAACCGCTGTTAAAAAGTCAGGTTCGCCCCAGCAATGGTGCGGATAACAGCAACGTAGAGGATTTCGTTCCTGTTGGCGAACGTTGTAATGTGGCCGGCTCCAAGAAATTCCTGCGCCTCATTAACGAAAAGAATTACGAAGAAGCCCTGGACATCGCCCGCAAACAGGTGGAAGATGGTGCCCAGGTGGTGGACGTCAATATGGACGACGGCCTTCTGGATGCCAAGCAGGAAATGAGAACTTTCCTCAACTTGCTGGCTTCTGATCCGGCCATTAGCCGCGTGCCCATCATGGTGGACAGTTCCCGTTTTGAAGTTATTGAAGAAGGCCTGAAATGCGCTCAGGGTAAGTGCATCGTGAACTCCATTTCTTTGAAGATGGGTGAGGAAGCCTTCATTGAACACGCCATGACGGTGAAGCGTTTGGGCGCTGCTGTGATTGTGATGCTCTTTGACGAAGAAGGCCAGGCAACCAATTACGATCGCCGCGTGCAGATTGCTTCTCGCGCATATAAGATTGTCACGGAAAAGTGCGGCTTTGACCCGTCCGATATTATTTTCGACCCCAACGTTTTGACGGTGGCAACAGGCATGGCGGAACATAACGCCTACGCTCATGACTTTATTCGCGCTTGCCGCTGGATTATTGACAACCTGCCTGGCGTCCGAATTTCTGGCGGTCTTTCCAATTTGAGTTTTGCATTCCGTGGCAATAACTACTTGCGCGAAGCTATGCATTCTACCATGCTGCATTATGCAACTCCCAACGGCATGGGCATGGCCATTATGAATCCTGCCGCCGCTGTGGAATACAAGAGTATTCCTATGGAACTTCGCATGGCCATTACGGAAGTTCTCTTCAATACTCATCCGGAAGCAAGCGAAGAGTTGATTGAAATTGCTGGCCGTATGAATGCGGCTCAGATGGCTGCAAAGGAAAGCGGTGCCAAGTACGATCCCAAGGCAATTTTTAGTGTAAGTTCCCCGAGCCAGTCGAGGGGCGACGAGGCTTCGGACACCTCGGCAAGCTCGGTGACCTTGACTCCGGAAGAACGTTTGCAGGAAGCTCTTTTAAAGGGGACTTCCACCACTCTCCAGCCGGATTTGATGGAATTGATTAATCGTGGCGATAGCCCGGTGAACATTATTTCTGGCCCGTTGATGGACGGCATGAACGAAGTGGGCCGCCTCTTTGGCGAAGGCAAGATGTTCTTGCCCCAGGTGGTGAAAACCGCTCGTACCATGAAAAAGGCTGTGGAAATTTTGCAGCCCTACATTGAAGCGGGCAAGTCCGCAGATGGCGCCGGCGCTTCTCGTGGCAAGATTGTGATTGCTACCGTGAAGGGCGACGTTCACGATATCGGAAAGAACATCGTGTCCGTGATTATGGCTTGTAACGGCTTTGAAATGGTGGACTTGGGCGTGATGGTTCCCGAAGACGTAATCGTTAATGCCGCTATTGAACACAAGGCTGATATCGTTAGCCTTTCTGGTTTGATTACGCCGTCTCTGGAAGAAATGTGTACCGTAGCTACCAAGATGCAGGAGGCTGGTCTTCGCATTCCTATTATCGTTGGCGGCGCTACCACAAGCCCCACTCATACTGCAGTGAAGATTGCTCCCTGTTATGATGGCCCCGTATTCCACGTTCGTGATGCCGCTAGCAATCCTGGCCTGGCCCAGAATCTTCTGGACCCAGCTACAAGTGCAAAGACTATCGAAGACAACCGCATCGAACAGCAGCATATTCGCGACAAGCAGGCTGGCATCATCAGCGCCGCCGAAGAAGCCTTGGCTGCTGCCGAAAAGACCCCGTTGGAACGCCGCTTTGCTTGCGATTGGTCCAAGTACAGCCCGGTGCAGCCGCCCTTCTTTGGCGAAAGCAAGTTGCCGCCAATCTCGTTGGATAAGGTCATCCCGCTGATCAGTTGGGAATACTTCTTCTACACTTGGAAGGTGAAGCCCGATTGCGAAGAAGCAATAAAGCTTAAGGCTGATGCCGAGGCTTTGCTTGCCGACTTGAATCGTCCGGAATATGCTCTCCGCGCCGTCCAGGCGTTCTATCCTGCCGCAGGCACTGACGGCACCATCGTCTTCAATACCGCACGTACCGGCACCGCCGAAGATATCGTAGAAATCAACACTGCCCGTCAGCAAAATCCGGAAGGAACTTGCCTTGCTCTTTGTGACTATGTGGCTCCCGCCGACGCAAAGACCGCTAGCGTGTACAGCAGCGTTGCAGGCGATAAACTGTTCCGCGACATTGTGGGTGCGTTTGCCGTTACCGTCAGCGACGCACTGGAAAGGCGCTTAAGCAAGCTGAAGGAAGAACAGGGCGGCAGCGACTACGATGTGCTCCTGCTCCAGACCGTTGCAGACCGCCTTGCAGAAGCGGGCGCGCAGTATCTGAGCAACCAGCTGGATGCTACCTGCGAATGGAAGGGAATCCGCCCGGCTGTGGGTTATCCGGTGCTGCCTAATGTTCGTGAAATTTTCAATGTGGCTAAGCTCATCGACTTTAACAGCGTTGGAATTAGCCTTACGGAAAATGGCGCCATGTATCCGCAGGCATCTGTCAGCGGCCTGTACATTAGCCATCCGGAAATTGAATACTTCAACGTGAAGGTGTAA
- a CDS encoding UTP--glucose-1-phosphate uridylyltransferase, which translates to MSEMVEKLIAAGQEELANYLNTLDGDARKSLERDVASQDWEELKALHAEKSTASLSDNVSSDLKPMPFKIGADDLRYDFWKETGEILLGKGQVAAFLVAGGQGSRLGFEGPKGMFDIGLPSHKSLFQLQAERLQNLAAQVGHPIPWCIMTSPLNHEATVNFFTENNFFGMDRTNIRFFEQGTICALTPEGKAVRDGEDHLALVPDGNGGCFRALAQSGTLAWLIERGVRYVFLYSVDNALCRVCDPAFIGALASEGRSMSASKVVHKANANEKVGIFAFQNKKPGVVEYSDLPEEYRDMTNPDGSLTFDGGNIAIHLFKIEGLRKLQTSKLPWHTARKTVCGIEKCWKFEQFLFDAFPQLGSMMPFGVIREEEFSPVKNAEGNDSPKTARTMIGKLHREWLRKAHVEINPNKLYEISPTLSYAGENLSRRVFERELGKSILEFDEE; encoded by the coding sequence ATGAGCGAAATGGTTGAGAAGTTGATTGCTGCTGGCCAGGAAGAGTTGGCAAACTATTTGAATACTCTGGATGGTGATGCACGTAAGAGTTTGGAACGTGATGTTGCTAGTCAGGATTGGGAAGAGTTGAAGGCTCTTCATGCTGAAAAGTCTACTGCAAGTCTGTCCGACAATGTTTCTTCTGATTTGAAGCCCATGCCTTTCAAGATTGGCGCAGACGACCTGCGTTACGACTTCTGGAAGGAAACTGGTGAAATTCTTCTGGGCAAGGGCCAGGTGGCCGCATTCCTGGTGGCTGGCGGTCAAGGTTCCCGCTTGGGCTTTGAAGGTCCCAAGGGTATGTTTGACATCGGTCTCCCCAGCCACAAGAGCCTTTTCCAGCTCCAGGCAGAACGCCTCCAGAACTTGGCAGCCCAGGTGGGACATCCCATTCCCTGGTGCATTATGACCAGCCCCTTGAATCACGAGGCTACCGTCAATTTCTTTACCGAGAACAACTTCTTCGGGATGGACCGTACCAACATCCGCTTCTTTGAACAGGGCACCATTTGCGCCCTCACTCCCGAAGGCAAGGCCGTCCGTGATGGAGAAGACCATCTGGCCCTGGTACCGGACGGAAACGGCGGTTGCTTTAGAGCTTTGGCCCAGAGCGGCACTCTAGCATGGCTTATTGAACGTGGCGTACGCTACGTGTTCCTGTACAGCGTGGACAACGCCCTCTGCCGCGTCTGTGACCCGGCATTCATTGGCGCATTGGCCAGCGAAGGCCGCAGCATGAGCGCTTCCAAGGTAGTCCATAAGGCAAACGCCAACGAAAAGGTGGGTATCTTCGCCTTCCAGAACAAGAAGCCCGGCGTAGTGGAATACAGCGACCTTCCGGAAGAATATCGCGACATGACCAATCCCGATGGAAGTCTGACCTTCGACGGCGGTAACATCGCTATTCACTTGTTCAAGATTGAGGGATTGCGCAAGCTGCAGACCAGCAAGCTCCCGTGGCACACCGCCCGCAAGACGGTTTGCGGTATTGAAAAGTGCTGGAAGTTCGAACAGTTCCTCTTTGATGCATTCCCGCAGCTGGGCTCCATGATGCCCTTCGGTGTGATTCGTGAAGAAGAGTTCAGCCCGGTGAAAAATGCAGAAGGGAACGACAGCCCGAAAACCGCACGTACCATGATTGGTAAGCTTCATCGTGAATGGTTGCGCAAGGCTCATGTGGAAATCAACCCCAACAAGCTTTACGAAATCTCCCCCACTCTGAGCTACGCCGGCGAAAACCTTTCCCGCCGTGTATTCGAGCGCGAACTGGGCAAGAGCATTCTGGAATTTGACGAAGAATAA
- the mraY gene encoding phospho-N-acetylmuramoyl-pentapeptide-transferase, with protein MLCQWLFHFTNIELFDGRLFRAGVAAMLSIIMVLFFMPKYIRLLQGLDATSDFDKDGSKKSPPIMGGLLLVIVVEIVSLLVCKMNGYTISTLVVLAAFSAVGAIDDIAKVRAKRMVMQGKLKAADYMDKADGISSSLRLFLYFLFSLVVAIFCYKFIPELKGNLTVPFFPHDVFQIHLPNWIFVGFMTFVIAASANGTNFTDGLDSLVSVPILTSMVFVGLVAYVSGNFIFSQYLSVPYLPGCDELFPLATAIAGSLLAYLWFNSPPAEIYMGDAGSVGFGAAIGIMFILVQAGLFYPIVCIIIIAEACSVLLQILWFKITKKTTGTGRRIFLCAPLHHHYQKKWDGRFPSKPLMNSKIVWRMHLVSIFALIVSMVIFFGIR; from the coding sequence ATGCTTTGTCAGTGGCTTTTCCATTTTACAAACATTGAACTTTTTGACGGCCGTCTGTTCCGCGCAGGCGTGGCCGCCATGCTTTCTATCATCATGGTCCTGTTCTTCATGCCGAAGTACATCAGGCTGCTTCAGGGTCTGGACGCTACCAGCGATTTCGATAAGGACGGTTCCAAGAAATCTCCTCCCATTATGGGCGGTCTCCTGCTGGTGATCGTTGTGGAAATCGTTTCCCTGCTGGTCTGCAAGATGAACGGCTACACCATTTCTACCCTGGTGGTGCTGGCAGCATTCTCCGCCGTAGGTGCCATCGACGACATCGCAAAGGTTCGTGCCAAGCGCATGGTCATGCAAGGCAAGCTGAAGGCCGCCGACTATATGGACAAAGCCGACGGCATTTCCAGTTCCTTGCGTTTGTTCCTCTACTTCCTCTTTAGTCTCGTTGTTGCCATTTTCTGCTATAAATTCATTCCTGAATTAAAAGGCAATCTGACGGTTCCGTTCTTCCCTCACGATGTTTTCCAGATTCATCTCCCCAACTGGATTTTCGTAGGCTTTATGACTTTCGTGATCGCCGCATCCGCCAACGGTACCAACTTTACCGACGGTCTGGACAGTCTCGTTTCTGTGCCTATCTTGACCAGTATGGTATTTGTGGGCCTGGTGGCTTACGTTAGCGGCAACTTCATCTTTAGCCAGTACCTCAGCGTACCTTACCTGCCGGGCTGCGACGAATTGTTCCCCTTGGCTACAGCCATTGCAGGTTCCTTGCTGGCTTACCTTTGGTTCAACAGCCCTCCCGCAGAAATCTACATGGGCGATGCAGGTTCCGTAGGCTTCGGCGCTGCCATCGGTATCATGTTCATCCTGGTTCAAGCCGGTCTTTTCTACCCCATCGTCTGCATTATCATCATCGCAGAAGCCTGCTCCGTCTTGCTCCAGATTCTTTGGTTCAAGATTACCAAGAAGACAACAGGAACCGGTCGTCGTATTTTCCTCTGCGCCCCCCTGCACCATCATTACCAGAAGAAGTGGGATGGACGCTTCCCCAGCAAGCCCCTGATGAATTCCAAGATCGTGTGGAGAATGCACCTGGTCAGCATCTTCGCGCTGATTGTATCTATGGTGATTTTCTTTGGCATTAGATAA
- a CDS encoding Cof-type HAD-IIB family hydrolase translates to MKILFSDLDGTLLTDDKTILPEDMQAIEDMLAQGHKFVITTGRPLASAKILAKKYGFYKPGFFLVSFNGGLIFDSATEQPILTRPIPVESIKNIMDAAFARGFHAHTYAGDLVVSEHETEQLKTYCKTMLMDYVVVKDIREYFGDFINVVIKPPIKVNIITPGDHSTLLDFRTEMRKTTEGKLFDVFSKPEMLEFSHLKSNKGDAVRFMSEYFNVPLEDTIACGDEENDCPMILAAGLGVSMANGSEIAKKSADYITERDNNHGGVAEVIRKYVL, encoded by the coding sequence ATGAAAATTCTTTTCTCGGACTTAGACGGCACTCTTCTTACGGATGACAAGACCATCCTTCCCGAGGATATGCAGGCCATCGAGGATATGCTTGCCCAGGGCCACAAGTTCGTGATTACTACGGGTCGCCCTCTGGCCAGCGCCAAGATTCTGGCTAAGAAGTATGGTTTCTACAAGCCGGGATTTTTCCTGGTCAGCTTTAACGGCGGGCTTATTTTTGACAGTGCTACAGAACAGCCTATCCTTACTCGCCCCATCCCGGTGGAATCCATCAAGAACATTATGGATGCTGCCTTTGCCCGCGGTTTCCATGCCCATACTTACGCTGGAGATCTGGTGGTCTCAGAACACGAGACGGAACAGCTGAAGACTTACTGCAAGACCATGTTGATGGATTACGTTGTCGTAAAGGATATTCGGGAATATTTCGGTGATTTCATCAATGTGGTCATTAAACCGCCCATTAAGGTGAATATCATTACTCCTGGGGATCACTCCACTCTTCTGGATTTCCGCACAGAAATGCGTAAAACGACAGAGGGAAAGCTGTTTGATGTGTTCAGTAAGCCTGAAATGCTGGAGTTTTCCCACCTGAAGTCCAATAAAGGGGACGCTGTTCGCTTCATGAGCGAGTATTTTAATGTCCCTCTTGAAGATACTATCGCTTGTGGGGACGAAGAAAACGATTGTCCCATGATTTTGGCCGCTGGTTTAGGTGTTTCTATGGCAAATGGCTCTGAAATTGCCAAAAAATCCGCAGATTACATTACTGAAAGGGA
- a CDS encoding vitamin B12 dependent-methionine synthase activation domain-containing protein — protein MAKLIDFNSVDISLTENGAMYSQTSVNGLHISHPKIENFNVKV, from the coding sequence GTGGCTAAGCTCATAGACTTCAATAGCGTTGATATTAGCCTTACGGAAAATGGAGCTATGTATTCGCAGACATCTGTCAATGGCCTGCACATCAGCCATCCGAAAATTGAAAACTTCAATGTGAAGGTGTAA
- a CDS encoding glycoside hydrolase family 3 N-terminal domain-containing protein, which yields MKKNYKFISAAVATMLAMAIPGFAAITGNVVDAQGAPLKDAVVSIKTVPNLLPDARTLSKAKGDFHLKEKFADPQVLIVRKAGFLPETLTVAKLAELAAENSAGPAKIVLKRDPVEDRIDKLMADMSLDDMIAQMTEAMVPNVKCGNGICGSALQGGGAYSAEFYKAGWAQKIPVTYGKDCVHGAADLINGTVFPHNIGLGATRDSALVRRIGQATAEEMWAAHIDYNFAPALSVPQDERWGRTYEGFGEKPELAIDLGSAYLRGLQGDHFDAEWRITGTIKHFIGDGGTAKGWDRGDVTVGDKKIREIHLPPYIAAVEQGAQSVMASFNTVKGVHQHVDSLRLTGWLKTELGFDGFVIADWEGIEHSTTPGNAGDYSGKKTNVSSDEAIRRAINAGIDLAMVPSSAESFVSTLTTLVKDGKVSEDRIKDAVRRILRVKIRAGRLDNPMGPAPYVGKAENIGSAEHRAIAREAVQKSLVVLKNESVLPLAKDGKVFVTGSHADQTGLQCGAWTLGWQGTRGDVPGATSIQGGFDQVAAGSRVENADSANTVVYVVGETPYAEWFGDFREKDFNGKIFTTEKSHMTHFESTDENIKQVNAWKAAGKKVVLVLVAGRPLPITKLINAVDGFVMAWLPGSEGAGVADVLYGDVKPTGKLPHTWPKDAKQIPINDGDGKKGLYPYGFGLTY from the coding sequence ATGAAAAAGAATTACAAGTTTATTTCCGCTGCTGTGGCCACCATGTTGGCTATGGCAATTCCTGGTTTTGCTGCAATCACCGGTAACGTGGTGGATGCTCAGGGCGCTCCCTTGAAGGACGCCGTTGTGTCCATTAAGACGGTGCCTAATCTTTTGCCGGATGCGCGAACCCTTTCCAAGGCCAAGGGTGATTTCCACTTGAAGGAAAAATTTGCGGATCCCCAGGTTTTGATTGTTCGTAAGGCCGGTTTCTTGCCCGAAACCTTGACCGTGGCCAAGTTGGCCGAGCTGGCTGCTGAAAATTCCGCAGGTCCGGCGAAAATAGTTTTAAAGCGGGATCCCGTCGAAGATCGTATCGACAAGCTGATGGCCGACATGTCTTTGGATGATATGATTGCCCAGATGACGGAAGCCATGGTGCCCAACGTCAAGTGTGGTAATGGTATTTGCGGTTCTGCTTTGCAGGGCGGTGGCGCTTATTCTGCTGAGTTCTACAAGGCAGGTTGGGCCCAGAAGATTCCTGTGACTTATGGCAAGGACTGTGTCCATGGTGCCGCTGATTTGATTAACGGAACGGTGTTCCCTCATAATATTGGCCTGGGTGCTACTCGCGATTCTGCGTTGGTGCGTCGTATCGGCCAGGCTACTGCCGAAGAAATGTGGGCAGCCCACATCGATTACAATTTTGCTCCTGCGCTGAGCGTTCCTCAGGATGAACGTTGGGGCCGCACCTACGAAGGCTTTGGCGAAAAGCCGGAACTTGCCATCGATCTTGGTTCCGCTTATTTGCGCGGCTTGCAGGGTGATCATTTTGACGCAGAATGGCGCATTACTGGAACCATCAAGCATTTTATTGGCGATGGTGGAACGGCTAAGGGTTGGGACCGCGGCGACGTAACCGTGGGCGACAAGAAGATTCGCGAAATTCATTTGCCGCCTTATATTGCGGCGGTGGAACAGGGCGCCCAGAGTGTGATGGCGAGCTTCAATACGGTCAAGGGCGTGCATCAGCATGTGGATTCTTTGCGCTTGACGGGCTGGCTCAAGACTGAACTTGGATTTGACGGTTTCGTGATTGCGGACTGGGAAGGCATTGAACATTCTACCACACCGGGCAACGCAGGTGACTATTCAGGAAAGAAAACCAACGTGTCTAGCGACGAAGCCATTCGCCGTGCCATTAACGCTGGCATTGACTTGGCCATGGTGCCGTCTTCCGCAGAATCTTTCGTGAGTACGTTGACGACCTTGGTGAAGGATGGCAAGGTTTCCGAAGATCGCATTAAGGACGCTGTTCGTCGCATCCTTCGTGTGAAGATTCGTGCTGGTCGCTTGGATAATCCTATGGGCCCCGCACCGTATGTGGGCAAGGCTGAAAATATTGGCAGCGCAGAACATCGTGCCATTGCTCGTGAAGCGGTGCAGAAGAGTCTTGTGGTGCTGAAGAACGAAAGTGTGCTGCCTTTGGCTAAGGACGGCAAGGTTTTCGTGACTGGTTCCCATGCGGATCAGACTGGCCTTCAGTGCGGCGCATGGACTTTGGGCTGGCAGGGAACTCGTGGTGACGTTCCAGGGGCAACCTCTATTCAGGGCGGCTTTGACCAGGTGGCTGCAGGCTCCCGCGTCGAAAATGCAGATAGCGCAAACACCGTTGTCTATGTCGTTGGTGAAACTCCTTACGCAGAATGGTTCGGCGACTTCCGCGAAAAGGACTTTAACGGTAAGATTTTCACCACGGAAAAGTCCCACATGACTCATTTCGAAAGTACCGACGAAAACATCAAGCAGGTGAATGCTTGGAAGGCTGCCGGAAAGAAGGTGGTGCTGGTTCTTGTGGCTGGCCGCCCGCTCCCCATTACCAAGTTGATCAACGCTGTGGATGGCTTTGTGATGGCATGGCTCCCCGGTAGTGAAGGCGCAGGCGTTGCCGACGTGCTCTACGGCGATGTTAAACCCACGGGCAAACTGCCTCATACCTGGCCAAAGGACGCCAAGCAGATTCCCATTAACGATGGGGACGGAAAGAAAGGCTTGTATCCCTACGGATTTGGCTTGACCTACTAA